From a single Shewanella donghaensis genomic region:
- the hrpA gene encoding ATP-dependent RNA helicase HrpA: protein MNSDQHPLSKAYLNSCYQTDAAKIRRRLFQLKKEPQSEKKDQVLAKLSEQAVKAFDKAQYRLNNIPKVSYPDSLPVSQKRNDIASAIANNQVVIVAGETGSGKTTQLPKICLELGLGTRGLIGHTQPRRLAARSVANRVAEEINSPLGEVVGFKVRFADAISPDSYIKLMTDGILLAELTSDKFLNQYDAIIIDEAHERSLNIDFILGYLKQVLKKRPDLKVIITSATIDVDRFSKHFNNAPVIEVSGRTFPVETRYRPLVRDTDADVDVSDAIFGAVDELMAEGPGDILIFMNGEREIRDTTEMLRKQNYRDTEILPLYARLSYGEQSKVFKSHIGRRIVLATNVAETSLTVPGIRYVIDPGTARISRYSYRTKVQRLPIEPISQASANQRQGRCGRVAAGICIRLYDEMDFIQRPEFTDPEILRTNLASVILQMLAIGLGDIAGFPFIQPPEEKHIRDGFLLLEELQAVKKQRKDLVLTNLGRNLAKIPLDPRLARMVLEAKDMGCLHEVMVIAAGLSIQDPRERPIEKKQAADECHKRYTDKDSDFASWVNLWNYIKDQKSELSASQFRKQCREEYLAYLRVREWQDLYTQLKQAVHDLKWRLNDTAPSYDNLHKAILSGLLSHIGFKDANNEYLGARNRKFFVFPGSPLAKKGPKWIMAAELTETSRLFARCCAKIQPEWLEPLAAHLIKKNHIEPHFEAKPASVIAFENQVLYGLMVVNRRRVQYGPIEPVEAREIFIRSALAEGQLQTKEPFFVKNQQLLNDIESLEHKSRRRDILVDEEVLVAFYEPIIPQGIYNAPLFFKWWKEERKATPELLDFNQELLMQRSADHVSALDFPEIWHKANLGLKVSYHFEPAAVDDGVSIHIPVALINQIDTDDFDWLVPGLREEKVIALIKSLPKALRRNFVPAPDYGRACVQAMEPFSMPMLDSMCKQLLRMTGTRISPEDFDLSQLSAHLTMNFKIEDDKHRLVDQGNDLDALKDKLQGVVAKAIRNVAEDGIEKKEITTWSFGDLPKQYQKRRGNYEVKAYPALIDDKTQVSIKLFDDEFEAERYHRAGLRRLLLINIPSPVKHLQKALPNKAKLAMYFNPFGQVQILIDDIISASVQQLLDEKQLDVRNEQQFEQAKDWVRQELNGYAEQISLQVEQVLTIYQRIKKRLKGKISLNIAFAMSDINNQLDKLVFKGFVEHCGWKRLADVGRYLKAIENRLEKLPVDPTRDRLHMVSIAKVQDLLTAQLAKVPKTQPVPESLVEARWMIEEYRVSCFAQVLGTAYPISEKRIVMHIKQV, encoded by the coding sequence TTGAATTCAGATCAACACCCGCTCTCTAAAGCATACCTAAACTCATGTTATCAAACCGATGCGGCTAAAATTCGTCGTAGGTTGTTTCAGTTAAAAAAAGAGCCGCAATCTGAAAAGAAAGATCAAGTCCTTGCTAAGTTATCAGAACAAGCGGTTAAAGCTTTTGATAAAGCCCAATACCGACTGAATAACATTCCTAAAGTGAGCTACCCTGACTCGCTACCTGTATCGCAAAAGCGTAATGATATCGCCTCTGCCATTGCCAATAACCAAGTGGTAATTGTTGCAGGTGAGACCGGTTCAGGTAAAACCACCCAGTTACCGAAAATTTGTTTAGAGTTAGGACTAGGTACACGTGGTTTAATCGGCCATACACAGCCAAGACGACTTGCAGCAAGAAGTGTGGCAAATCGTGTCGCTGAAGAGATAAACAGCCCGCTTGGCGAGGTTGTCGGCTTTAAAGTACGTTTTGCAGATGCGATTAGTCCAGACAGTTACATCAAGCTGATGACTGACGGTATTTTATTAGCGGAATTAACCTCTGATAAGTTCTTAAATCAATATGATGCCATCATCATTGATGAAGCCCATGAACGTAGCCTCAATATCGATTTCATTTTAGGCTATTTGAAACAAGTTCTTAAAAAACGTCCTGATTTAAAAGTCATTATTACCTCGGCAACCATTGATGTTGATCGCTTCTCGAAGCATTTCAATAATGCCCCTGTCATTGAAGTTTCAGGACGTACATTCCCGGTTGAAACTCGCTATAGACCTTTAGTGCGTGATACCGATGCAGATGTTGATGTCAGTGATGCCATTTTTGGCGCTGTTGATGAGTTAATGGCGGAAGGCCCAGGCGATATCTTGATTTTCATGAACGGTGAGCGCGAAATCCGCGATACCACTGAAATGTTGCGTAAGCAAAATTATCGCGATACTGAAATCCTGCCGCTTTATGCTCGATTGTCATATGGTGAGCAGTCAAAAGTCTTTAAAAGTCATATTGGCCGTAGAATTGTACTGGCTACTAACGTGGCAGAAACCTCATTAACCGTGCCTGGGATTCGCTATGTTATTGATCCCGGTACTGCGCGTATAAGCCGCTACAGTTACCGCACTAAGGTGCAACGTTTACCGATTGAACCTATATCCCAAGCCAGTGCTAATCAGCGCCAAGGTCGTTGTGGTCGTGTTGCTGCGGGTATTTGCATTCGTTTATATGACGAAATGGATTTTATTCAGCGTCCGGAATTTACCGACCCTGAAATTCTGCGTACTAACCTTGCATCGGTTATTTTGCAGATGCTAGCCATTGGTTTAGGTGATATCGCTGGTTTTCCGTTTATTCAGCCGCCAGAAGAGAAACACATTCGTGATGGTTTCTTATTGCTTGAAGAGTTACAGGCGGTTAAAAAGCAGCGCAAAGATCTGGTGCTGACTAACTTAGGTCGAAATCTTGCTAAGATCCCGTTAGACCCTCGTTTAGCGCGTATGGTACTTGAAGCTAAAGATATGGGCTGTCTGCATGAAGTCATGGTCATTGCTGCTGGATTGTCGATTCAAGATCCACGAGAAAGACCCATCGAAAAGAAGCAAGCGGCGGACGAGTGTCACAAACGTTATACCGATAAAGACTCAGACTTTGCCAGTTGGGTTAACTTGTGGAATTACATTAAAGATCAAAAAAGCGAGTTATCGGCAAGCCAATTTAGAAAGCAGTGCCGTGAAGAATACTTAGCGTATTTACGGGTGCGTGAATGGCAAGATCTATACACCCAACTAAAACAAGCGGTGCATGACTTAAAATGGCGTTTAAATGATACGGCGCCAAGTTATGACAACCTGCATAAAGCCATATTGTCAGGCTTACTCAGTCACATCGGTTTTAAAGATGCTAATAACGAATATTTAGGCGCCCGCAATCGTAAGTTCTTTGTGTTCCCTGGTTCGCCACTGGCTAAAAAAGGCCCTAAATGGATCATGGCGGCAGAGTTAACAGAAACCTCGCGTTTATTTGCCCGTTGCTGCGCCAAAATTCAGCCTGAATGGTTAGAGCCTCTTGCTGCGCATTTGATTAAGAAAAATCATATCGAGCCGCACTTTGAAGCCAAACCCGCGAGTGTTATCGCTTTTGAAAACCAGGTTCTTTATGGGTTAATGGTGGTTAATCGCCGCCGTGTGCAATATGGCCCGATTGAACCCGTTGAAGCACGTGAGATATTTATCCGCAGCGCCTTAGCAGAAGGGCAGTTACAAACTAAAGAACCGTTTTTTGTTAAAAATCAGCAGCTGCTTAATGATATTGAGTCGCTAGAGCATAAGTCGCGTCGCCGTGACATTTTAGTTGATGAAGAAGTGCTGGTGGCTTTTTACGAGCCGATAATTCCTCAAGGTATTTACAACGCGCCACTATTTTTTAAATGGTGGAAAGAAGAACGTAAAGCCACACCTGAGTTATTAGATTTTAATCAAGAGCTGTTAATGCAGCGCAGTGCTGACCATGTTTCAGCATTGGATTTTCCTGAGATTTGGCATAAAGCCAACTTGGGCTTAAAAGTGAGTTATCACTTTGAGCCCGCGGCTGTTGATGATGGTGTGTCTATTCATATTCCTGTGGCGTTAATCAACCAAATCGATACCGATGACTTTGATTGGTTAGTCCCCGGCTTACGTGAAGAAAAAGTGATTGCACTGATTAAATCACTACCAAAAGCGCTGCGCCGTAACTTTGTGCCCGCCCCCGATTATGGCCGCGCTTGTGTACAGGCAATGGAACCATTTTCAATGCCGATGCTTGATTCGATGTGTAAACAGTTACTCAGAATGACTGGGACACGCATCAGTCCTGAAGACTTTGATTTAAGCCAGTTAAGCGCGCATCTGACAATGAATTTTAAAATTGAAGATGATAAGCATCGCCTTGTTGATCAAGGTAATGATTTAGATGCCTTAAAAGACAAGCTGCAAGGTGTGGTGGCCAAAGCCATACGTAATGTGGCAGAAGATGGCATTGAAAAGAAAGAAATTACTACATGGTCATTTGGCGATTTACCTAAGCAATATCAAAAACGCAGAGGTAATTATGAAGTTAAAGCTTACCCAGCGTTAATCGATGACAAAACCCAAGTATCGATTAAGCTATTTGACGATGAGTTTGAAGCAGAGCGTTATCATCGTGCAGGTTTAAGACGTTTATTACTGATTAATATTCCGTCTCCGGTTAAGCACTTACAAAAAGCATTGCCTAACAAAGCCAAGCTTGCGATGTACTTTAATCCGTTTGGACAAGTACAAATATTAATTGATGACATTATTTCGGCATCGGTGCAGCAATTACTGGATGAAAAGCAATTGGATGTGCGTAATGAACAGCAATTTGAGCAAGCTAAAGATTGGGTAAGGCAAGAACTTAACGGTTACGCTGAGCAAATCTCATTGCAAGTTGAGCAAGTCTTGACGATTTATCAACGCATCAAAAAACGCTTAAAAGGTAAGATAAGCTTAAATATCGCTTTTGCGATGAGTGACATTAATAACCAGCTTGATAAGTTGGTATTTAAAGGCTTTGTTGAACATTGCGGTTGGAAACGACTTGCTGATGTTGGGCGTTATCTTAAAGCGATTGAAAACCGCCTTGAAAAGCTGCCTGTTGACCCGACTCGTGATCGTTTGCATATGGTGAGCATTGCTAAAGTTCAGGACTTACTTACAGCGCAACTGGCTAAAGTGCCTAAAACCCAACCTGTACCAGAGTCGTTAGTTGAAGCACGCTGGATGATAGAAGAATACCGAGTATCGTGTTTCGCACAGGTGCTGGGTACTGCTTATCCTATCTCAGAAAAGCGGATAGTCATGCATATTAAACAGGTTTAA
- a CDS encoding nuclear transport factor 2 family protein, translated as MHKIFVLVSLLMLTACGPSEKNPQGRLEKALTPEEVSLGFFKAIYVDRDVSQAKIYVNQDLKDVMSHYHIASAVQRHVLGLSMSDVRMSIDDIDIDFFRKFTDEVDVKVKIEGLRGGSPWVDDRTIKLVKKGKSWTIVEVLTEKGRIEG; from the coding sequence ATGCATAAAATCTTTGTTTTGGTCAGCTTATTAATGCTCACCGCTTGTGGTCCTTCCGAAAAAAATCCTCAAGGTCGTCTAGAAAAAGCACTGACTCCTGAAGAAGTTTCATTAGGGTTCTTCAAAGCTATCTACGTTGATAGAGATGTTAGTCAGGCTAAAATTTATGTGAATCAAGATTTGAAGGATGTCATGTCTCATTACCATATTGCCTCAGCGGTTCAACGTCATGTTTTAGGTTTATCCATGAGTGATGTCAGAATGAGCATTGATGATATTGATATTGATTTTTTCCGTAAATTTACCGATGAAGTCGATGTGAAAGTGAAAATTGAAGGCCTTAGAGGTGGCAGCCCTTGGGTCGATGACCGAACCATAAAGTTGGTTAAAAAAGGTAAAAGTTGGACGATTGTTGAAGTGTTAACAGAAAAGGGCCGTATTGAGGGCTAA
- the pta gene encoding phosphate acetyltransferase, with amino-acid sequence MSRNIMLIPIGTGVGLTSLSLGMVRALERKGVKVQFFKPIAQIRTGDNGPERSTTILSHSPTVNPLEPFTMEHAENLIRSEQIDVLMEQIIARASECASNTETIVIEGLVPTRNHPFSDDINFEIAKALDADVIFIATPGNDSPNGLMSRLEIAYNSWGGVKNKRLIGSIINKIGAPVDDEGRARPDLSEVFDHADIHKVDTSAMFQLPGKSPLRILGSVPYNLDLVSPRASDLAKHLNAKIINAGEMHTRRLRKVTFCARSIPNMVTHIRTNSLLVTSGDRSDVIVSACLAAMNGVKIGALLLTGGYEPEPEIMALCDRAFETGLPVFLIDSNTWQTSLNIQRFDHEVPVDDAVRIDRVQEYVASHIDQSWIESVTQNLPREHRLSPPAFRYKLTELARAAKKTIVLPEGEEPRTIKAAAICAERGIARCVLLGNAEEILRIAASQDVVLGEGVQIIDPIQARGRYVEGMLDLRRHKGLTEVVAKEQLEDNMVLGTMMLAQDEVDGIVSGAINTTANTIRPPLQLIKTAPGSSLVSSIFFMLMPDQVLVYGDCAINPDPNPDQLADIAIQSAESAAAFGIEPRVAMISYSTGTSGTGSDVDKVREATRIAKEKRPDLIIDGPLQYDAAVMENVARSKAPDSPVAGKATVFVFPDLNTGNTTYKAVQRSADLISIGPMLQGMRKPVNDLSRGALVDDIVYTIALTAIQAAQNEQAQSDAKK; translated from the coding sequence ATGTCTCGAAATATCATGTTAATCCCAATTGGAACTGGTGTAGGTCTGACCTCATTAAGTCTTGGGATGGTTCGTGCGCTAGAGCGCAAAGGCGTTAAAGTTCAATTCTTCAAGCCAATCGCCCAGATCAGAACCGGTGATAATGGCCCTGAACGTTCAACCACCATTTTAAGTCATTCTCCTACGGTTAACCCGCTTGAGCCATTTACAATGGAACATGCAGAGAATCTAATCCGTTCTGAACAAATTGATGTGTTGATGGAGCAAATTATTGCTCGCGCCAGTGAATGTGCTTCAAATACAGAAACGATTGTTATTGAAGGGTTAGTGCCTACACGAAACCACCCTTTCTCTGATGACATTAATTTTGAAATTGCCAAAGCATTAGATGCTGACGTGATTTTCATCGCGACGCCAGGTAATGACAGTCCAAATGGGTTAATGAGTCGTTTAGAGATTGCGTATAACTCATGGGGCGGCGTTAAAAACAAACGCCTTATTGGTTCAATTATCAATAAAATTGGTGCACCAGTTGATGATGAAGGTCGAGCTCGTCCTGATCTATCAGAAGTTTTCGATCATGCTGATATCCATAAGGTGGATACATCAGCGATGTTCCAACTTCCAGGCAAAAGCCCATTACGAATTTTAGGTAGTGTGCCGTATAACCTAGACTTGGTATCACCTCGAGCATCTGATTTAGCCAAGCATTTAAACGCCAAAATCATCAATGCCGGTGAAATGCATACTCGTCGTCTACGTAAAGTGACTTTCTGTGCCCGCAGTATTCCAAATATGGTTACCCATATTCGCACAAACTCTTTACTGGTGACTTCAGGCGATCGCTCTGATGTTATCGTATCAGCCTGTCTTGCGGCAATGAACGGCGTTAAGATTGGTGCACTTTTATTGACAGGTGGCTATGAGCCAGAACCTGAAATCATGGCATTATGTGACCGTGCATTTGAAACCGGCTTACCTGTATTTTTAATTGATTCTAATACATGGCAAACCTCGTTAAACATTCAGCGTTTTGACCATGAAGTACCGGTTGACGATGCTGTACGTATTGACCGAGTTCAAGAGTACGTAGCCAGTCATATCGACCAAAGCTGGATTGAAAGCGTCACCCAGAACTTACCAAGGGAGCATCGCTTATCGCCACCAGCATTCAGATACAAGCTAACTGAACTTGCTCGTGCGGCGAAGAAAACCATAGTCTTGCCTGAGGGTGAAGAGCCAAGAACCATTAAAGCCGCTGCTATTTGTGCTGAACGTGGAATAGCGCGTTGTGTACTTTTAGGTAATGCCGAAGAAATTCTACGTATTGCGGCATCACAAGATGTGGTACTGGGTGAAGGTGTACAAATCATCGATCCTATACAAGCTCGTGGACGCTATGTTGAAGGTATGCTTGATTTACGTCGCCATAAAGGCCTGACTGAAGTTGTCGCTAAAGAGCAGTTAGAAGACAACATGGTGTTAGGCACTATGATGCTGGCTCAAGATGAAGTTGACGGTATCGTATCTGGCGCAATAAACACTACCGCCAATACTATTCGCCCTCCCCTGCAGCTGATTAAAACAGCGCCGGGTTCAAGCTTAGTATCCTCTATCTTCTTTATGCTGATGCCTGATCAAGTCCTTGTTTATGGTGACTGTGCCATTAACCCAGATCCGAACCCTGATCAACTAGCAGACATTGCTATTCAATCAGCAGAATCTGCAGCAGCATTTGGTATTGAGCCACGCGTTGCCATGATCAGTTACTCAACAGGGACTTCTGGTACGGGTTCTGATGTTGATAAAGTACGTGAAGCGACTCGAATCGCCAAAGAAAAACGTCCTGACTTAATCATTGATGGTCCATTACAGTACGATGCTGCAGTTATGGAAAATGTGGCACGTTCTAAAGCGCCTGATAGCCCTGTAGCAGGTAAAGCAACGGTATTCGTATTCCCAGATTTAAATACGGGTAATACTACGTACAAAGCGGTTCAGCGAAGTGCTGACCTGATTAGTATCGGCCCTATGCTGCAAGGTATGCGTAAACCTGTGAATGATTTATCACGCGGTGCGTTAGTCGATGATATTGTTTACACCATCGCACTGACTGCCATTCAAGCGGCGCAAAATGAACAGGCACAATCTGACGCTAAGAAATAG